In Dromiciops gliroides isolate mDroGli1 chromosome 5, mDroGli1.pri, whole genome shotgun sequence, the following are encoded in one genomic region:
- the LOC122728784 gene encoding LOW QUALITY PROTEIN: taste receptor type 2 member 7-like (The sequence of the model RefSeq protein was modified relative to this genomic sequence to represent the inferred CDS: inserted 2 bases in 2 codons) produces MLNSLQFFFLFMAFSEFILGVWGHGFLGLINCIHWIKRNKISLSDFIIMNLAFSRIFMQCVLIFDGVTLMLYPNFYYQMLLSIIREISWVFSNYLNMGLATCLSVFYCLKIATFSHPAFLWLKRRIYQVVACILLGNVLFSFFSTVMVIQKFSIRFGFLKXRLITNYTENVGRKEREFYVFHFLSFLWTLIPFIISLFSCLLLILSLRRHTRMMRHQVTVPRDVNTEAHVRATKVMCSFLLLFVFYFLLFFMGTTSIFLKNTKLIIIIIQLAAPVFPSIHTFILILQNKNLXQAFLKLLWLKRAE; encoded by the exons atgCTGAACtcacttcaattcttttttttgtttatggcCTTCAGTGAGTTCATTCTCGGGGTTTGGGGCCATGGCTTTCTTGGGCTTATCAATTGCATCCACTGGATCAAGAGGAACAAGATTTCCTTGTCTGATTTCATCATTATGAATCTAGCCTTCTCCAGGATCTTCATGCAATGTGTGCTCATTTTTGACGGTGTTACCTTGATGCTCTATCCTAATTTCTATTATCAAATGCTATTAAGTATAATTCGGGAAATTAGCTGGGTCTTTAGTAACTATTTAAATATGGGGCTAGCCACCTGCCTCAGTGTCTTCTACTGCCTGAAGATTGCCACTTTCTCCCACCCAGCTTTCCTCTGGCTTAAGAGGAGAATTTATCAGGTAGTTGCCTGCATTCTGCTGGGCAATgtactcttctctttcttcagtaCAGTGATGGTGATCCAGAAATTCAGTATACGTTTTGGCTTCCTAA TGAGACTCATTACAAACTACACTGAAAAtgttggaagaaaggaaagagaattttaTGTCTTCCACTTTCTTAGTTTCCTGTGGACACTTATACCATTCATTATATCCCTGTTTTCCTGTCTCTTACTCATCCTCTCCCTGAGGAGGCATACGAGGATGATGCGTCACCAAGTCACTGTCCCCAGAGACGTGAACACTGAGGCCCACGTGAGAGCCACCAAAGTAATgtgttccttcctcctcctctttgtcttttattttctccttttcttcatggGGACAACAAGCATTTTCCTGAAAAACACCAAgctgataataattattatccaGTTGGCCGCCCCTGTCTTTCCCTCTATCCACACATTTATCCTCATtctgcaaaacaaaaacc agcaGGCATTCCTGAAGCTGCTGTGGTTGAAGAGAGCTGAATAA